From a region of the Synechococcus sp. RS9916 genome:
- a CDS encoding inositol monophosphatase family protein, which yields MVAVALSSQQLNAVHQLLDRVAERQRQDFGNISADLKSDGTLITTCDRWSDEAITSGLGLIAPGEGVLSEEGSKSVPTTQAYWVVDPLDGTTNFAAGIPYWAISVARWVDGVPSEVFLDVPSLRQRIVAIRGKGVWRNGKLLTSDTRTASESACVSLCSRSIRVLQRRPDRRFPGKIRLLGVASLNLLSVAMGQTAGALEATPKIWDLAAVWLVLSELECPIIWLSRDPGSLNAGDDLSDADFPVVVAGNVEMLERLREWGEALLQA from the coding sequence ATCGTGGCAGTCGCGCTCTCGTCTCAGCAGCTCAATGCCGTGCATCAGCTGCTCGATCGGGTTGCTGAACGCCAGCGTCAAGATTTCGGGAATATCTCTGCTGATCTCAAGTCCGACGGCACGCTGATCACCACCTGTGATCGCTGGAGTGATGAAGCGATTACTTCGGGGCTTGGTCTGATTGCCCCCGGAGAAGGCGTGCTTAGCGAGGAAGGCTCGAAGTCTGTGCCCACCACGCAGGCTTACTGGGTGGTGGATCCCTTGGATGGCACCACCAACTTTGCTGCCGGAATTCCTTATTGGGCGATCTCAGTGGCGCGTTGGGTGGATGGTGTCCCCTCGGAGGTGTTCCTTGATGTGCCGTCGTTGCGGCAGAGAATCGTGGCGATCAGAGGGAAAGGCGTTTGGCGCAACGGCAAGCTCCTGACTTCGGACACACGCACTGCATCTGAGAGTGCCTGTGTCTCGCTGTGCAGCCGCTCGATTCGCGTGTTGCAACGTCGTCCCGATCGCCGTTTTCCGGGAAAAATTCGATTGCTTGGAGTCGCCAGTCTCAATTTGCTGAGTGTGGCGATGGGGCAGACCGCAGGTGCCTTGGAAGCCACTCCCAAGATCTGGGATTTGGCTGCAGTGTGGCTCGTGCTGAGTGAGCTGGAGTGTCCGATCATCTGGCTGTCGCGAGATCCGGGCAGCCTTAACGCCGGAGATGACTTATCAGATGCCGATTTTCCGGTCGTGGTGGCGGGAAACGTCGAGATGCTGGAGCGTCTCCGCGAGTGGGGCGAGGCGTTACTGCAGGCCTGA
- a CDS encoding TolC family protein, with protein MSRTAARLLLVASALTFTNFASLRAEELNEETGLLDQTALPSAIDTHGSRPKADPSVLPPAATTLPEDLTPLASPPSLALPDKPSEVKVRELRPLTLEQAERLTEVNNPSLKAAASQVEQAKSQLLAAISAWYPTVNLTANGLPQYLSADQYRNPDFLKVQDPASPSFGQPRIDPVTGKTISPYTTSSQWTANFAAQVQWNLIDPARVPQIAAARDGYEKARDTYLIALRELRLNTATRYFNLQRQDEQVRIGQQSVRVSLVSLRDARARFEAGVATKLEVLEAETQLARDQQLLSEAVRDQAKARRALAAQLDLPQDITPTAASPARVTGIWQPSLQESIVAAYAFREELDRFILDISINNSNANAALAAVQPLLSLVNTFSTSRTQGQTAVQTPVDMADYSWSASNTVALNATWNIFDGGRARAQYRLNKQKAEESTYNFASERDKIRQEVEDSFFDLRTANQNIHTTTREVLSARESLRLARLRFQAGVTTQREVVDTQRDLTQAEVRYADAVTTYNTSLAQLRRRTGLDQVTTCPAVQLSATKPVQDKDYSVPIEPIPNRPACQAAVMSSEG; from the coding sequence GTGAGTCGGACTGCTGCTCGCCTGTTGCTCGTTGCCAGCGCCCTCACGTTTACCAATTTTGCTTCGCTTCGTGCTGAAGAGCTGAACGAAGAGACAGGGCTGCTGGATCAGACCGCACTGCCCTCAGCAATCGACACCCATGGATCAAGGCCAAAGGCTGATCCATCCGTGTTGCCTCCAGCGGCAACCACCCTCCCTGAGGACCTCACGCCCCTTGCATCCCCTCCATCGCTGGCCTTGCCCGACAAGCCCAGCGAAGTGAAGGTGCGTGAGTTGCGCCCCCTGACCCTGGAGCAGGCTGAGCGTCTCACCGAGGTCAATAACCCCAGCCTCAAGGCGGCTGCTAGCCAAGTTGAGCAAGCGAAATCCCAGTTGTTGGCTGCGATTTCTGCCTGGTACCCGACGGTCAACCTCACGGCCAATGGCTTGCCGCAGTACCTCTCCGCCGATCAATACCGCAACCCTGACTTCCTCAAGGTTCAGGACCCCGCTAGCCCCAGCTTCGGTCAGCCCCGCATTGACCCTGTCACGGGCAAGACCATTAGTCCTTACACCACCAGCAGCCAGTGGACCGCCAACTTTGCGGCTCAGGTGCAGTGGAACCTGATCGACCCTGCCCGTGTTCCCCAGATCGCCGCTGCACGCGACGGCTACGAGAAAGCGCGCGATACCTATTTAATTGCCCTGCGTGAGCTGCGCCTCAATACCGCCACCCGCTACTTCAACTTGCAGCGTCAGGACGAGCAGGTGCGCATTGGTCAGCAGTCGGTGCGGGTATCGCTCGTGAGTTTGCGCGATGCTCGTGCCCGTTTTGAGGCTGGCGTCGCCACCAAGCTGGAGGTTCTGGAAGCCGAAACCCAGCTCGCTCGCGACCAGCAGTTGCTCAGCGAGGCTGTCCGCGATCAAGCCAAAGCCCGTCGTGCGCTGGCGGCCCAGCTGGACCTCCCTCAGGACATCACGCCGACCGCTGCATCCCCAGCGCGGGTGACTGGAATCTGGCAACCCTCGTTGCAGGAAAGCATCGTGGCGGCTTATGCCTTCCGCGAAGAACTGGATCGCTTCATCCTCGACATCTCCATCAACAACAGCAATGCCAATGCGGCTTTAGCCGCAGTGCAGCCGCTTCTGAGCTTGGTCAACACGTTCTCCACCTCCCGAACCCAGGGACAGACCGCCGTTCAGACTCCAGTGGATATGGCCGATTACAGCTGGAGTGCCAGCAACACGGTGGCGCTCAATGCCACCTGGAACATCTTTGATGGCGGTCGGGCCCGTGCTCAGTACAGGCTCAACAAGCAGAAGGCTGAGGAGAGCACCTACAACTTCGCTTCGGAACGGGACAAGATCCGTCAGGAAGTCGAAGACAGTTTCTTCGATCTGCGCACGGCCAACCAGAACATCCACACCACCACCCGCGAGGTTCTCTCTGCACGCGAATCCCTGCGTCTGGCTCGATTGCGTTTCCAGGCCGGTGTGACCACGCAGCGTGAAGTGGTGGATACCCAGAGGGATCTCACCCAGGCCGAGGTGCGTTATGCCGATGCCGTGACCACCTACAACACCTCGCTGGCGCAGTTGCGTCGTCGCACCGGCCTGGATCAGGTCACGACCTGCCCTGCCGTTCAACTGTCGGCGACGAAGCCTGTTCAAGACAAGGACTACAGCGTGCCGATTGAGCCGATTCCGAATCGACCGGCCTGCCAAGCTGCTGTTATGTCGTCTGAGGGGTAG